From Domibacillus sp. DTU_2020_1001157_1_SI_ALB_TIR_016, a single genomic window includes:
- a CDS encoding ElyC/SanA/YdcF family protein, giving the protein MKNLIKKKLGIALAVTLSTVSIATAYTTTTELTNAAPSENVNVNSIRNDEPTADRINEFKDIAMYYYWHGGDIQQAEKEIFKGITLKGKYDVVENAFKEAAQLDPYDLDLKLSLASTQIIQKKTPEALQTYKQILNLDPNHFNANLLHGVYSKVNGDNSSYKSSISNLKQIDSKKANEYLQKLKTTETIINGKLNTSAPSDLPQKDHAIVILGYALADDGTMKETLIERLKAGLSIAKQYPNSKIIVTGGVPKQGITEADAMSNWLISQGIEKDRIILENKSTDTVENALFSTAMLDKEGLKDVTLVTSASHMRRALTVFKEASNFYDKMNGENSDRNFTNVVYLDYPSIEEAHKVSKDEILVIYRDLFRTSGIWQYPGLQR; this is encoded by the coding sequence ATGAAAAACTTGATAAAAAAGAAACTGGGTATAGCGTTAGCTGTTACTTTGTCTACTGTATCCATTGCAACAGCGTATACAACAACGACAGAGCTAACAAATGCTGCACCATCGGAAAATGTTAATGTAAACTCTATAAGAAATGATGAACCTACAGCTGATAGAATCAATGAATTTAAAGATATCGCCATGTACTATTACTGGCATGGTGGAGATATTCAACAAGCAGAAAAAGAGATATTTAAGGGAATCACACTAAAAGGAAAATATGATGTAGTTGAAAATGCATTTAAAGAAGCAGCACAACTAGATCCTTATGATCTTGATTTGAAACTTTCACTTGCATCAACACAAATCATTCAGAAAAAAACTCCAGAAGCTTTACAAACATATAAGCAGATTTTAAATCTGGATCCAAATCATTTCAATGCAAATCTGCTTCACGGAGTTTACTCAAAAGTGAATGGTGACAATTCTTCATATAAAAGCTCGATTTCAAACTTAAAACAGATAGATTCTAAAAAAGCAAATGAATATCTTCAAAAATTAAAAACGACAGAAACTATTATAAATGGAAAACTAAACACTTCGGCTCCATCAGATTTACCACAAAAAGATCATGCAATTGTAATACTTGGATATGCACTTGCCGATGATGGAACTATGAAGGAAACTCTAATTGAGCGTTTGAAAGCAGGACTTTCCATTGCGAAACAATATCCAAATTCAAAAATTATTGTAACTGGTGGAGTTCCTAAACAAGGAATTACAGAAGCTGATGCAATGAGTAATTGGCTGATCTCTCAAGGAATTGAAAAAGATAGAATTATTCTCGAAAACAAGTCAACAGATACTGTTGAAAATGCTCTTTTTTCAACCGCCATGCTTGATAAAGAGGGATTAAAAGATGTGACGCTTGTTACAAGTGCAAGCCACATGAGAAGAGCATTAACTGTATTTAAAGAAGCCAGCAATTTTTACGATAAAATGAATGGTGAAAACAGCGACAGAAACTTTACTAACGTTGTTTATTTAGATTATCCATCCATAGAGGAAGCACACAAAGTATCTAAAGATGAAATTCTTGTTATCTATCGTGACCTGTTTAGAACTTCTGGAATCTGGCAATATCCTGGGCTTCAAAGATAA
- the bglA gene encoding 6-phospho-beta-glucosidase BglA, with protein sequence MTNMPKDFLWGGALAAHQFEGGWNQGGKGPSVVDVMTAGAHGVPRKITDTIEENEFYPNHEAIDFYHRYKEDVALFAEMGLKCLRTSIGWSRIFPKGDEAEPNEEGLQFYDDLFDELLKHGIEPVITLSHFEMPLHLAREYGGFRSRKVVEFFAKFAEVCFKRYKNKVKYWMTFNEINNKMDVRNPLFLWTNSGVVVKEGENAKEVMYQAGHHELVASALAVAKGKEINPEFQIGAMVSHVPIYPYSSNPEDVMLAEEEMRQRYFFADVQVRGYYPSYALKEFEREGYSIPFEDGDEEILRSGKVDYLGFSYYMSTTVKSDVEQDNTGDIVNGGLPNGVENPYIKSSDWGWAIDPTGLRYTLNRFYDRYQVPLFIVENGFGAIDTVEEDGSIHDTQRIDYLKSHIEALEKAVTYDGVDLMGYTPWGIIDIVSFTTGEMKKRYGMIYVDRDNEGNGSMKRFKKDSFEWYKNVIATNGKQLEPVSQVKK encoded by the coding sequence ATGACAAACATGCCAAAAGACTTTTTATGGGGCGGCGCACTAGCCGCCCACCAATTTGAAGGTGGATGGAATCAAGGCGGTAAAGGGCCAAGTGTGGTAGATGTGATGACAGCGGGGGCGCATGGAGTGCCAAGAAAAATTACGGATACGATTGAAGAAAACGAATTTTATCCAAACCATGAAGCGATTGATTTCTACCACCGCTACAAAGAAGATGTTGCTCTTTTTGCGGAGATGGGATTGAAATGCCTGCGCACATCAATCGGCTGGAGCCGCATTTTCCCAAAAGGCGACGAAGCGGAGCCAAACGAAGAAGGGCTGCAATTTTATGATGATCTATTTGATGAACTTCTAAAGCATGGCATTGAACCGGTGATTACCCTGTCTCACTTTGAAATGCCGCTTCATCTGGCACGGGAGTACGGCGGATTCAGAAGCCGAAAAGTCGTTGAGTTCTTTGCCAAGTTTGCTGAAGTATGCTTTAAGCGTTATAAAAACAAAGTGAAATACTGGATGACGTTTAACGAAATTAACAACAAAATGGACGTCCGCAACCCGTTATTCTTGTGGACAAACTCCGGCGTGGTGGTTAAAGAAGGCGAAAATGCAAAAGAAGTCATGTATCAGGCTGGGCATCATGAGCTGGTTGCCAGTGCACTGGCAGTCGCAAAAGGAAAAGAAATTAACCCGGAGTTCCAAATCGGCGCAATGGTGTCTCACGTACCGATTTATCCTTATTCCTCTAATCCAGAAGATGTGATGCTGGCGGAAGAAGAAATGAGACAGCGTTATTTCTTCGCGGATGTACAAGTGCGCGGCTATTACCCAAGCTATGCGCTCAAAGAATTTGAAAGAGAAGGCTACAGCATTCCGTTTGAAGACGGAGATGAAGAAATCCTGCGCAGCGGTAAAGTCGATTACTTAGGTTTCAGCTATTATATGTCGACAACAGTTAAAAGCGATGTAGAGCAGGACAATACAGGAGATATTGTAAACGGCGGGCTGCCGAATGGCGTGGAAAATCCTTACATCAAATCAAGCGACTGGGGCTGGGCGATCGATCCAACGGGACTGCGCTACACATTGAACCGTTTCTATGACCGTTATCAAGTTCCGCTCTTTATCGTTGAAAATGGATTTGGTGCGATTGATACCGTAGAAGAAGATGGATCCATCCATGACACACAAAGAATCGATTACTTGAAATCACATATCGAAGCATTAGAAAAAGCAGTGACATACGATGGCGTGGACTTGATGGGCTACACACCATGGGGAATTATCGATATTGTGTCTTTCACAACAGGTGAAATGAAGAAGCGCTACGGCATGATTTACGTGGATCGTGACAATGAAGGAAACGGTTCAATGAAGCGTTTCAAGAAAGATTCATTTGAATGGTACAAAAATGTCATTGCGACAAACGGCAAACAGTTAGAACCTGTAAGCCAGGTAAAAAAATAA
- a CDS encoding spore coat protein, with protein sequence MTSPQFNHGAHEILDVHEVLSMAVSTLNKYTMLRPMVKDSELLDILNRQYTFIEQEYNTTLDCFRSGKDPAVPTQSYKMKQDNNFDYGLQSKQPIAPIGSETEINDQVISTFLLGALKSAASFKTMAALEATNPVVRRVLADSLPNCIEMAYEISIYQNKHGYYQVPQLAEADMKIIQQAYSPALQPVGV encoded by the coding sequence TTGATGTTCATGAAGTACTCTCTATGGCTGTCAGCACACTAAACAAATATACGATGCTGCGCCCAATGGTAAAGGATTCAGAACTGCTTGATATCCTAAACCGCCAGTATACATTTATCGAGCAGGAATACAACACGACACTTGACTGTTTCCGTTCCGGAAAAGATCCAGCTGTCCCGACACAAAGCTATAAAATGAAGCAGGACAATAACTTCGACTACGGTCTTCAATCAAAACAGCCAATAGCTCCGATTGGCTCCGAAACGGAAATTAATGATCAAGTAATTTCAACCTTCCTGCTCGGTGCCCTTAAATCAGCAGCATCCTTTAAAACAATGGCGGCTCTTGAAGCAACAAACCCGGTTGTCCGCCGCGTTTTAGCGGATTCTCTTCCGAACTGCATTGAGATGGCATATGAAATTTCGATTTATCAAAATAAACACGGCTATTATCAGGTGCCGCAGCTGGCCGAAGCGGACATGAAAATCATCCAGCAGGCATATTCACCAGCGCTGCAGCCTGTAGGCGTTTAA
- the qoxD gene encoding cytochrome aa3 quinol oxidase subunit IV — MKQLFPKQHVMGFVFSMVLSIVALAVLAFDMSYKMGMAVLLVTAIAQALVQLLLFMHIGESEDKNTLYTNIIYALFVGIVTILGTLFTMIWGYMY; from the coding sequence ATGAAGCAATTGTTCCCGAAGCAGCACGTGATGGGCTTTGTATTTTCAATGGTCCTCTCGATTGTTGCCTTGGCGGTTCTCGCTTTTGATATGTCATACAAGATGGGAATGGCAGTCCTGCTTGTTACCGCTATTGCGCAAGCCTTGGTTCAGCTTCTTCTCTTTATGCATATCGGGGAATCAGAAGACAAAAACACACTTTACACAAACATCATTTACGCTTTGTTTGTTGGTATTGTAACGATCCTTGGAACATTGTTCACCATGATCTGGGGTTATATGTATTAA
- a CDS encoding DUF1992 domain-containing protein, producing the protein MDSFRIAEERIKKAMEEGAFDRLPGVGKPLPKDEFASLSPEMRMAARMLKNAGFTQEDAHLRQDIRELERLVSNCDDPDQARSLNEQLNEKRLRYNQLLSKRRIKTNSAMFKQYEDKIERKLFDK; encoded by the coding sequence ATGGATTCATTCCGGATTGCTGAAGAACGGATCAAGAAAGCAATGGAGGAAGGCGCATTTGATCGCCTGCCAGGTGTTGGAAAACCGCTGCCGAAGGATGAATTTGCATCATTGTCGCCGGAAATGCGAATGGCCGCAAGAATGCTGAAAAATGCTGGTTTTACACAGGAAGACGCTCATTTGCGCCAGGATATCCGCGAGCTTGAACGATTAGTAAGCAATTGTGACGATCCAGACCAGGCACGGTCGTTAAACGAGCAGCTAAATGAAAAAAGGCTTCGTTACAATCAGCTGCTGTCTAAAAGAAGAATTAAAACAAATTCCGCCATGTTTAAGCAATACGAGGACAAAATCGAACGAAAACTGTTTGATAAGTAA
- a CDS encoding GntR family transcriptional regulator, which translates to MLKYQQIAAEIEKYIEDHALQQGDKLPVLETLMAQFEVSKSTITKSLDLLERKGVVFQVRGSGIFARRHKRKGYISLLSNQGFKKELEGVQITSKVIELEVKKPTKEAAHNLNIGLDEEVYYVKRVRYIQEQTLCLEESYYNKSIITYLNNEIVTESIFNYIKEGLGLKVGFSDVYLHVDKLNEEEADYLGLKNGDPKLLVESVFHLTNGQPFNFSKVTYNYQQSQFFIQANSHFS; encoded by the coding sequence ATGCTAAAATACCAGCAAATCGCGGCAGAAATTGAAAAATACATCGAAGATCATGCGCTTCAGCAGGGCGACAAACTGCCTGTTTTAGAAACATTAATGGCACAGTTTGAAGTAAGCAAAAGCACGATTACGAAATCATTAGACCTGTTAGAAAGAAAAGGAGTGGTCTTCCAGGTTCGGGGCAGCGGCATTTTTGCCAGAAGGCATAAAAGAAAAGGCTATATCAGCCTTCTGTCTAATCAAGGGTTTAAAAAAGAGCTCGAAGGTGTTCAGATAACCTCAAAAGTAATCGAATTAGAAGTAAAGAAACCGACAAAAGAAGCAGCCCATAATTTAAATATTGGACTTGATGAGGAAGTGTATTATGTTAAACGGGTTCGCTATATTCAGGAGCAGACGCTATGTTTAGAAGAATCCTACTATAATAAATCCATCATTACTTATTTAAATAATGAAATTGTGACCGAATCGATCTTTAACTACATTAAAGAAGGATTGGGATTAAAGGTTGGCTTTTCCGATGTGTACTTGCATGTAGATAAGCTGAACGAGGAAGAAGCAGATTATTTAGGCTTGAAAAATGGAGACCCTAAGCTTTTAGTGGAAAGTGTTTTTCATTTAACGAACGGACAGCCCTTTAACTTCTCAAAAGTGACCTATAACTATCAGCAGTCACAATTCTTTATCCAGGCAAACAGCCATTTCTCCTGA
- a CDS encoding GNAT family N-acetyltransferase, whose amino-acid sequence MLLREALPDERQRLYELGHREWPKGRSLAEYIEDNQKEEASGTRYVLEGVNREITASLMLLRLRPYLYGIGSVVVEPGFRGQGLGRALLTQCMDKHPAAAFMLYSEIGTAYYEKLGFQALPPAYQHHAHGLCMVRADRFLYERILQEPIPDYF is encoded by the coding sequence ATGCTGCTGCGCGAAGCACTGCCAGATGAACGGCAAAGACTTTATGAGCTTGGGCACCGGGAATGGCCCAAAGGACGGTCGCTTGCCGAGTACATAGAAGACAACCAAAAAGAAGAAGCATCCGGTACCCGTTATGTATTAGAAGGAGTGAATAGGGAGATTACGGCTTCCTTAATGCTGCTTCGGCTGCGCCCTTACTTGTACGGTATTGGCTCTGTTGTCGTTGAACCTGGTTTCAGGGGACAGGGGCTTGGCAGGGCTCTTCTTACACAATGCATGGACAAGCACCCGGCTGCTGCGTTTATGCTTTACAGCGAAATCGGTACAGCTTATTATGAAAAGCTTGGCTTTCAAGCGCTGCCTCCTGCTTATCAGCATCATGCCCATGGCTTATGTATGGTCCGGGCAGATCGGTTTTTATATGAGCGCATACTGCAGGAGCCGATTCCAGATTATTTTTAA
- a CDS encoding MOSC domain-containing protein, whose amino-acid sequence MKVLSVNVGKPADLPYGKKVVQSGIQKSPVHQAIFLSKTGFEGDGQADLVHHGGEDKAVCVYPYEHYTYWAETLGRPMPQAAFGENVTAAGLLETDVHIGDIFQLGEAVVQISQPRQPCFKLAARHNEPALVSLVDETGYTGFYFRVLTEGKVGAGSRLERIHIHPAAINVEEANQIMKKKESSQEEIKKLVDLEELAESWKKPLLKRLHTS is encoded by the coding sequence GTGAAAGTTCTATCTGTTAATGTCGGCAAACCGGCTGATTTGCCGTATGGAAAAAAGGTTGTTCAATCGGGCATTCAAAAATCACCTGTACACCAGGCCATTTTTTTATCGAAAACAGGATTTGAAGGAGATGGACAGGCAGATCTTGTTCATCACGGTGGGGAAGACAAAGCAGTTTGCGTATACCCGTATGAGCACTATACATACTGGGCGGAAACACTGGGCAGGCCGATGCCGCAAGCTGCGTTTGGCGAGAATGTTACAGCAGCCGGACTGCTTGAAACAGACGTCCATATCGGGGACATTTTTCAGCTTGGTGAAGCGGTGGTGCAAATCAGCCAGCCGCGGCAGCCGTGTTTTAAACTGGCTGCACGCCATAATGAACCAGCGCTTGTTTCCCTGGTGGACGAAACAGGCTATACAGGCTTTTACTTTCGCGTTTTAACAGAAGGAAAGGTGGGAGCAGGAAGCCGCCTGGAACGTATACACATTCATCCAGCTGCTATAAACGTTGAAGAAGCCAACCAGATTATGAAGAAAAAAGAATCTTCACAAGAAGAAATCAAAAAGCTTGTTGATCTTGAAGAACTGGCCGAGAGCTGGAAAAAACCTTTGCTTAAAAGGCTTCACACATCATAA
- the qoxB gene encoding cytochrome aa3 quinol oxidase subunit I — MESHEQQFLILNEPMIVGAMISIVVGALSLFIGITYFKKWGYLWREWITTVDHKKIGVMYILVALVMLFRGGVDALLMRGQTAMPENGLLDAQHYNEIFTTHGVIMILFMAMPFIIGLMNVVTPLQIGARDVAFPRLNSVSFWLFAVGTGLFNISFIIGGSPDAGWSAYFPLASLEFSPTVGNNYYAISLQIAGLGTLATGINFLVTILKMRAPGMTLMKMPMFTWSILITNVIIVFAFPVLTVALALMTMDRQFGTKFFAMQDGGMDMLWANLFWVWGHPEVYIVILPAFGIYSEIISTFARKNLYGYKSMVISMVAISLLSFVVWAHHFYTMGHGVMVNSVFSITTMLIAVPTGVKIFNWLLTLHKGKISFTTPMLYSLAFIPIFTIGGVTGVMLAMASADYQYHNTMFLVAHFHYVLIPGTVFAVIAGFHFWFPKVFGFRLNEKLGKLAFWFITISFNVAFFPLFILGLNGMTRRMYTYSENTGYGPLNMLSFLGAVGLGIGFIILVYNLYWSIRYSPRDETGDPWDARSLEWATHGPVPFYNFARIPQVNELDAFWYAKKHNKPLWSGPIEKIHMPNNSGMPFLMSGAFFGAGFCLVFSWWIPTIIFTILIFVFMALRSFEQDHGYYVSVEEVERIERELGGEK, encoded by the coding sequence ATGGAGTCGCATGAGCAACAATTTCTCATTCTTAACGAACCCATGATCGTCGGAGCGATGATCAGTATTGTGGTCGGTGCGCTATCCCTTTTTATCGGGATAACCTACTTTAAAAAGTGGGGCTACTTATGGCGTGAATGGATCACAACGGTTGACCATAAAAAAATCGGCGTTATGTACATCTTAGTCGCCCTTGTAATGCTATTCCGTGGAGGCGTTGACGCCCTCCTAATGCGCGGACAAACAGCGATGCCGGAAAACGGCTTGCTTGATGCGCAGCATTACAATGAAATCTTTACAACACACGGCGTTATCATGATCCTGTTTATGGCGATGCCATTTATCATTGGATTAATGAACGTTGTCACACCACTTCAAATTGGTGCGCGTGACGTAGCATTCCCGCGCCTGAACTCCGTCAGCTTCTGGCTGTTCGCGGTTGGGACAGGCTTGTTTAACATTTCATTTATCATCGGGGGATCACCGGATGCCGGCTGGTCTGCTTACTTCCCGCTGGCGAGCTTGGAATTCAGCCCGACAGTCGGAAACAACTATTACGCAATTTCCCTGCAAATCGCAGGTCTTGGTACATTGGCAACGGGGATTAACTTCCTTGTAACGATTTTGAAAATGCGTGCACCAGGCATGACATTAATGAAAATGCCAATGTTTACTTGGTCTATCTTGATCACAAACGTTATCATCGTGTTCGCATTCCCTGTTTTAACAGTAGCACTTGCATTGATGACAATGGACCGTCAATTTGGCACGAAGTTTTTCGCCATGCAGGACGGCGGAATGGACATGCTTTGGGCTAACCTTTTCTGGGTTTGGGGACATCCTGAAGTATATATCGTTATCCTCCCTGCTTTCGGTATTTACAGTGAAATTATTTCAACGTTTGCACGTAAAAACTTGTATGGCTACAAATCAATGGTTATTAGTATGGTGGCGATTTCCCTTCTTTCTTTCGTTGTTTGGGCGCACCACTTTTACACAATGGGCCACGGCGTTATGGTCAACAGCGTATTCTCGATCACAACGATGCTGATTGCCGTTCCAACCGGTGTAAAAATATTCAACTGGCTGCTTACCCTTCATAAAGGGAAAATTAGTTTTACGACACCAATGCTTTACTCGCTTGCATTTATTCCGATTTTCACAATCGGTGGTGTTACTGGGGTTATGCTTGCGATGGCAAGTGCCGATTACCAGTACCACAACACAATGTTCCTAGTGGCGCATTTCCACTATGTATTAATTCCAGGTACGGTATTCGCCGTTATTGCCGGCTTCCATTTCTGGTTCCCGAAAGTCTTCGGTTTCCGTTTAAATGAAAAGCTTGGCAAACTTGCTTTCTGGTTTATTACAATCAGCTTTAACGTGGCGTTCTTCCCGCTGTTCATTCTTGGACTAAACGGTATGACTCGCCGTATGTACACATATTCTGAAAACACTGGCTACGGCCCGCTGAACATGCTTTCATTCCTTGGTGCGGTTGGCTTGGGGATCGGCTTTATCATCCTCGTGTATAACTTGTACTGGAGTATCCGTTATAGCCCGCGCGATGAAACAGGCGATCCATGGGATGCCCGCTCTCTTGAATGGGCAACACACGGTCCTGTACCGTTCTACAACTTTGCACGCATTCCACAAGTGAACGAGCTTGATGCATTCTGGTATGCGAAGAAACACAACAAACCGCTTTGGAGCGGCCCAATTGAAAAGATTCACATGCCAAACAACAGCGGCATGCCGTTCCTTATGAGTGGCGCGTTCTTCGGTGCTGGCTTCTGCCTCGTATTCAGCTGGTGGATCCCGACCATTATTTTCACAATCTTGATCTTTGTCTTTATGGCCCTTCGTTCATTTGAACAAGATCACGGCTACTACGTTTCTGTCGAAGAAGTTGAACGGATAGAACGGGAACTTGGAGGTGAAAAATAA
- the qoxC gene encoding cytochrome aa3 quinol oxidase subunit III yields MKIDESLPLEYSTEENRLKILGFWIFLGAEIALFSTLFAVYFTLHNGHGDGPSAEELFKITPVMIETVLLLTSSFTIGLGIHAMRLGLKKAMMTFFVITLVLGLGFLGTEIYEFVEYIHEGATIQTSAFTSSLMTLLGTHGAHVTFGFFWGTAILIQVAKRGLTPETANKSFIFSLYWHFLDVVWIFIFSFVYLKGMM; encoded by the coding sequence ATGAAAATTGATGAATCGCTGCCGCTTGAATATAGTACAGAAGAAAACCGGCTGAAGATTCTCGGCTTCTGGATTTTCCTTGGCGCCGAGATCGCCCTTTTCTCTACGCTGTTCGCGGTTTACTTTACGCTTCATAACGGTCACGGAGACGGACCGAGCGCAGAGGAACTGTTTAAAATTACGCCGGTTATGATCGAAACGGTTTTGCTTTTAACAAGTAGTTTCACGATTGGTCTTGGTATCCATGCGATGCGTCTTGGCTTGAAAAAAGCGATGATGACTTTCTTTGTTATCACCCTTGTCCTCGGCCTTGGATTCCTTGGTACAGAGATTTATGAGTTTGTAGAATATATCCATGAAGGTGCCACGATTCAAACAAGCGCCTTTACATCAAGCTTGATGACATTGCTTGGCACTCACGGTGCGCACGTAACGTTCGGCTTTTTCTGGGGAACAGCAATCCTTATTCAAGTAGCAAAACGCGGCTTGACACCGGAAACAGCGAACAAATCGTTTATCTTCTCGCTTTACTGGCACTTCCTAGACGTTGTCTGGATCTTTATCTTCAGCTTCGTTTATTTGAAAGGAATGATGTAA
- a CDS encoding SemiSWEET transporter, which translates to MSLFTIIGILGASLTTLSFLPQTIKTLKEKNTEGISLLMYSMFAAGLALWVVYGVFTNDLPVILANSITLFFALIILGLKVKYN; encoded by the coding sequence ATGAGTCTTTTCACAATCATTGGTATTTTAGGCGCCAGCCTGACCACTTTATCCTTTTTGCCCCAAACGATTAAAACGCTCAAAGAAAAAAATACAGAAGGCATTTCCCTGCTGATGTACAGCATGTTTGCAGCGGGACTAGCTCTTTGGGTAGTGTACGGGGTTTTCACGAATGACTTGCCGGTTATACTGGCCAATTCCATTACCTTATTTTTCGCCTTAATTATTCTGGGGCTGAAAGTAAAGTATAATTAA
- the qoxA gene encoding cytochrome aa3 quinol oxidase subunit II produces the protein MKKKWLLLPAIFTIATVLAGCENPLMVLDPKGPNAKTLSDTIIMSIIVMCGILFVVYVLYAYMLIKYRASRMGEDYEPPHEHGSTKLEIIWTVIPIIIVVFLSVITVQSTSKVESKPVGYENEEPLVIYAASSNWKWHFSYPEEGIETVNYVNLPVDRPVEFRLYSYGPITSFWIPQLAGQKYAMSAHVTKIHMAADVPGSYMGRNSNFNGQGYAQMEFEAQAMTQADYDEWVNDVKTTAPKLTDADYDKLLETDFVGRKSYSSTHLEFNPPPEGQHHGTPNEGTPNTEEDGDKTAPSSEPHTHPNHTE, from the coding sequence ATGAAAAAGAAATGGTTGTTATTACCAGCGATTTTCACTATTGCTACAGTGCTTGCAGGATGCGAAAATCCGCTAATGGTACTTGATCCAAAAGGGCCGAATGCCAAAACGCTATCTGACACCATTATTATGTCAATCATTGTGATGTGCGGTATTTTATTTGTTGTTTACGTGTTGTATGCGTACATGCTAATCAAGTATCGGGCGTCCAGAATGGGAGAGGATTACGAGCCTCCTCACGAACATGGGAGCACAAAACTAGAAATTATTTGGACGGTTATTCCGATCATAATTGTTGTGTTTTTGTCCGTTATTACAGTGCAATCAACAAGTAAAGTAGAAAGCAAGCCGGTTGGCTATGAAAATGAAGAGCCGCTTGTTATCTATGCAGCATCATCTAACTGGAAATGGCATTTCAGCTATCCGGAGGAAGGCATTGAAACAGTTAACTATGTAAACCTTCCGGTAGATCGTCCAGTAGAGTTCCGTTTGTATTCATACGGACCAATCACGAGCTTCTGGATTCCACAGCTGGCTGGTCAGAAGTATGCGATGAGCGCCCACGTTACAAAGATTCATATGGCTGCAGATGTGCCAGGATCATACATGGGACGTAACTCAAACTTTAATGGTCAAGGTTATGCTCAAATGGAATTTGAAGCACAGGCCATGACACAAGCGGATTATGACGAATGGGTAAATGACGTTAAAACAACAGCACCAAAGCTGACTGACGCTGATTACGATAAGCTGCTTGAAACAGATTTCGTAGGCCGCAAATCGTACTCATCTACTCACCTTGAGTTTAACCCGCCGCCAGAAGGCCAGCATCATGGAACACCTAATGAAGGAACACCTAACACAGAAGAAGATGGAGACAAAACGGCTCCTTCTTCAGAGCCACATACCCATCCGAATCATACTGAGTGA